In Chitinophaga nivalis, a single genomic region encodes these proteins:
- a CDS encoding sensor histidine kinase produces MWLILAGLYAIMITATFSETPDVTLVYVIRNILGSVGFFYFTFYFLIPEVLGRGYIFLSLVCLFLLFFYWSVLNYLCTTYVYYNLTLHNLTLKRDVATVMNGGWGNVFSVVHMLRIFIPVIMTIAPAMSLKLVLDIIRFSTRTLRLERDNLNLELSFLRSQLNPHFLFNTLNNIYALSIRNDALASDLIMHLSEMMRYTLYDSNTEKVDLNKEADFLKNYIELESVRYGKSASIRFICDTEKISNQQIAPLLMFPFVENAFKYSHNTNPGNCWIHASMEVNGSLLSFEITNSKGELPEQKQVIGGIGLSNTRKRLALLYPDRHMLHIENNTDYYKVVLTLTLN; encoded by the coding sequence ATGTGGCTTATTCTGGCGGGGTTGTATGCTATTATGATCACGGCTACTTTTTCAGAAACACCGGATGTCACGTTGGTGTATGTTATCCGGAATATTCTGGGATCTGTAGGCTTTTTCTATTTTACCTTTTATTTTCTTATTCCGGAAGTACTGGGCCGGGGATATATCTTTCTCTCCCTGGTCTGCTTGTTTCTCCTGTTCTTTTATTGGTCAGTACTGAATTATCTGTGTACAACGTACGTTTATTATAATCTCACGCTGCATAATCTGACACTGAAAAGAGACGTAGCTACCGTGATGAACGGCGGATGGGGGAATGTATTTTCTGTGGTGCATATGTTGCGGATCTTTATTCCGGTTATCATGACGATTGCACCTGCCATGTCATTGAAACTGGTGTTGGATATCATCCGGTTTTCTACCCGGACACTCCGTTTGGAACGGGATAACCTGAACCTGGAGCTAAGTTTTCTGCGTTCGCAGCTGAATCCACATTTTCTGTTTAATACGCTGAATAATATCTATGCATTATCTATCCGGAATGATGCCCTGGCATCGGATCTGATTATGCACCTTTCAGAAATGATGCGTTATACCCTGTATGATTCCAATACAGAAAAAGTAGATTTGAATAAAGAAGCCGATTTTCTGAAGAATTATATAGAGTTGGAGAGTGTCAGATATGGAAAAAGCGCAAGTATTCGCTTTATTTGTGATACGGAGAAAATCAGCAACCAACAAATTGCGCCGTTGCTGATGTTTCCTTTTGTGGAAAATGCATTTAAATATTCCCATAATACTAACCCGGGCAATTGTTGGATACATGCCAGTATGGAAGTAAACGGCAGTTTGCTTAGTTTTGAAATCACTAATAGTAAAGGAGAGTTACCAGAGCAAAAACAAGTAATAGGCGGCATTGGCCTGAGCAACACCCGAAAGAGACTGGCTTTGTTATACCCGGACAGGCATATGCTGCATATAGAAAATAATACCGATTATTACAAAGTAGTATTGACACTAACGCTGAATTAG
- a CDS encoding LytR/AlgR family response regulator transcription factor — MEQVITCLVVDDEPYARDLMENYIARIPFLQPVAFCENAFDAIDVLQRQSVDLLFSDIQMPNINGIEMIRSLSNPPFVVFTTASPAYAITGFELDAVDYLVKPISFERFLKAVNKARSHIQQKKQQFVQEVVKQQPNHLFVKDGYKLSKVLFEDIYYVEGMKDYIKIVCKQKNIITYMRMKVIEDTLPPDQFVRIHKSYIVRIQAIRSIVGNSAELINNESVIISKSNRQDLIKLLGITNYNDGEE, encoded by the coding sequence ATGGAACAAGTAATTACCTGCCTCGTAGTTGACGATGAGCCTTATGCCAGGGATCTGATGGAAAATTACATTGCCAGAATTCCATTCCTGCAACCTGTGGCTTTTTGTGAAAATGCCTTTGATGCCATTGACGTACTGCAACGACAGTCGGTAGATCTGCTTTTTTCAGATATACAGATGCCCAATATTAACGGGATTGAGATGATCCGCTCGCTCAGCAATCCTCCTTTTGTTGTTTTTACTACTGCTTCCCCGGCTTATGCCATTACCGGTTTTGAGCTGGATGCAGTAGATTATCTCGTAAAACCCATTTCCTTTGAACGGTTTCTTAAAGCCGTGAATAAAGCCAGAAGCCATATTCAGCAGAAGAAGCAGCAGTTTGTACAGGAAGTCGTAAAACAACAACCCAACCACCTGTTTGTAAAAGATGGCTATAAATTATCCAAAGTGCTGTTTGAAGATATCTACTATGTAGAAGGCATGAAGGATTATATCAAGATTGTCTGTAAACAAAAAAATATCATCACCTACATGCGTATGAAGGTGATTGAAGATACTTTGCCGCCCGATCAGTTTGTACGGATCCATAAATCCTACATCGTTCGGATTCAGGCGATCAGATCCATTGTAGGGAATTCAGCTGAATTAATTAATAATGAATCTGTTATTATTTCCAAGTCCAACCGCCAGGACCTGATCAAATTGTTGGGGATCACCAATTACAACGACGGAGAAGAGTAG
- a CDS encoding response regulator: protein MRYKCAIVDDEPLALDILESYIRRTTYLQLITRTNKLQTIEKLVADKEVDVVLMDVNMRGVRRESIENLLQKDCLFILVTAYPISEIQNIGWKTGQGYLAKPASYRKFVSEMERLINN from the coding sequence ATGCGATACAAATGTGCCATAGTTGATGATGAGCCTTTGGCACTGGACATACTGGAAAGTTATATCCGGCGAACTACGTACCTGCAGCTAATAACCAGAACCAATAAACTGCAAACGATAGAAAAACTGGTTGCCGATAAAGAGGTGGATGTTGTATTAATGGATGTTAATATGAGAGGGGTGCGCAGAGAAAGCATTGAAAACCTGCTTCAGAAAGATTGTCTTTTTATTCTCGTCACGGCCTATCCCATCAGTGAAATACAAAATATCGGATGGAAAACAGGTCAGGGCTACCTCGCCAAACCTGCCAGCTACAGAAAGTTTGTAAGTGAAATGGAACGACTAATCAACAACTGA
- a CDS encoding lantibiotic dehydratase: MSRLAPCDFYLLRIPLLSYDKPLQLHHRSNNDYVLFLRAIRQLYADPLLQEAIFLASPALFDEMMKWLAAGIDTAVSTTPQHHKLVKTLYQYLLRMSSRCTPYGLFAGCTVGTLHPQTTELRLATVQSWEKVSRLDMNYLSELATELIKLPEIREQVLFYPNNSLYETGASYRYFEYQLHDKKRYYYLSAFTRTSYLTHIMEAAATGIRIGELTTLLTGMDIPPDVATTFIDELINNQILIASTDPRISGADYFTSLITFLEEQVPQTAVLAPLQEIHHLLLQQEDGIRRNLHIRDIITAHFPAINGKDLIQVDLFYRPAAAAIARPVINSIVQRIEQLCILGKGFVNTDLLTFKEKFLQRYDQREIPLMQALDSESGIGYGIITGDNASYTPLIDDLVLPALKKDTETVWDAVKKLILRKYLAARESQAREVFITEEDLQQLAAEKEARPLPPGLYTMGALIARDAAALDNGDFRFVLKSCGGPNALALMGRFAAGNEVLTTQMRQYAAAEQALEKDRIFAEVIHLPEGRMGNILLRPQLYDYEIPFLGNAAMPAAAQLPVSDLLVSVRNNKVILRSAKLGKEVIPRLTSAHNFTQGLPAYKFLCDLQYQQQTISIQWDWDFLEEQSFLPRVSYQEIILERARWYITKAAFDELLALQHTPDAALLLLQAQFGIPEQVLLSEGDNELPVDFTCTFARSLLTDKLAKSNVILYEQLFNADTRLLSDGTAAYCNEIIIPVRNTTYQPDPGTQAAPPVPANQRIFAPGSAWLYAKIYCGSKWVDKLLVKELLPLIRSWQHEGWITSWFFIRYQDPDTHIRIRFHHTAGGNFSGILMASLSAAIAPYLENDLVQKLQFDTYIREVERYGSYTMLLSEALFYHDSHAVIQLLALHNGRSNEERWQYALLGAAELLRDFGCTLVEKLQLCTDLQQGFFKEHKGDHTLMLQLNNKYRQHTKTMATLLATDAGEGILPPDVTAVFQERSAAQRAVSQQLQELIQQQLVTPADKVRLLGDYLHMFLNRLFIANARLHELVIYHYLMKYYTSQMAMQGNK; encoded by the coding sequence ATGTCAAGATTAGCACCCTGTGATTTTTACCTGCTCCGGATTCCACTCTTATCTTACGATAAGCCGTTGCAATTGCACCATAGGAGTAATAATGATTATGTCCTGTTTCTCCGGGCTATCCGGCAATTGTATGCCGATCCGTTGCTGCAGGAAGCCATCTTTCTGGCCAGTCCTGCCCTCTTCGATGAAATGATGAAATGGCTGGCTGCCGGTATAGATACCGCTGTATCCACAACACCACAACATCATAAGTTGGTCAAGACCTTGTACCAGTATCTCCTGCGTATGAGCTCCCGCTGTACACCCTACGGCCTCTTTGCCGGATGTACCGTAGGTACGCTCCATCCGCAAACAACCGAACTTCGGCTGGCGACGGTGCAGTCCTGGGAGAAGGTATCGCGGCTAGATATGAATTACCTGTCCGAACTGGCGACCGAACTGATAAAGCTGCCGGAAATCCGCGAACAGGTGCTCTTCTATCCGAATAACAGCCTGTATGAAACCGGTGCCTCGTACCGTTACTTTGAGTACCAGCTGCACGATAAAAAAAGATATTACTACCTCAGTGCCTTTACCCGTACGTCTTACCTGACACATATCATGGAGGCCGCGGCTACTGGTATCCGCATCGGTGAGCTGACAACACTCCTGACCGGTATGGATATTCCGCCGGATGTTGCCACTACTTTTATCGATGAACTGATCAACAATCAGATACTGATTGCGTCCACTGATCCCCGTATCAGCGGCGCCGATTATTTTACCTCCCTGATCACCTTCCTGGAAGAGCAAGTGCCGCAAACAGCCGTACTGGCGCCGCTACAGGAGATACATCATTTATTGCTGCAACAGGAAGATGGTATCCGGCGTAACCTGCATATCAGAGATATTATTACGGCCCATTTTCCGGCGATCAATGGAAAAGACCTCATTCAGGTAGATCTTTTCTATCGGCCTGCCGCAGCAGCTATTGCCCGGCCAGTCATCAACAGTATTGTACAACGGATCGAACAGTTGTGCATACTGGGCAAAGGGTTCGTGAATACCGACCTGCTCACCTTTAAGGAGAAGTTTCTGCAACGGTACGACCAACGCGAAATTCCGCTGATGCAGGCGCTGGACAGCGAATCGGGCATTGGCTATGGTATCATCACCGGTGATAACGCCAGCTATACACCGCTCATCGATGACCTGGTATTACCAGCCCTGAAAAAAGATACTGAAACCGTATGGGATGCCGTTAAAAAACTGATACTCCGGAAATACCTGGCTGCCCGCGAAAGCCAGGCCAGGGAAGTTTTCATCACCGAAGAAGATCTGCAACAGCTGGCAGCAGAGAAAGAAGCAAGGCCATTACCACCAGGCCTTTATACCATGGGGGCCTTGATAGCCCGGGATGCGGCCGCACTGGATAACGGTGATTTTCGTTTTGTGCTCAAATCCTGCGGAGGCCCCAACGCCCTGGCATTGATGGGGCGTTTTGCGGCCGGCAACGAAGTGCTGACAACCCAAATGAGGCAATATGCCGCAGCAGAACAGGCGCTGGAAAAAGACCGCATCTTTGCGGAAGTGATTCATCTGCCGGAAGGCCGTATGGGCAACATTCTGCTGCGCCCGCAACTATATGATTACGAAATTCCTTTTTTAGGCAATGCGGCGATGCCCGCTGCTGCTCAGCTACCGGTAAGCGATCTGCTGGTATCTGTAAGAAACAATAAAGTCATACTCCGCTCTGCAAAACTGGGAAAGGAAGTCATACCAAGGCTTACCAGTGCTCATAATTTTACACAGGGCCTGCCTGCCTATAAATTCCTGTGCGACCTGCAATACCAGCAACAAACGATCTCTATCCAGTGGGATTGGGATTTCCTGGAAGAACAATCATTTCTGCCACGCGTTAGCTATCAGGAAATCATATTGGAAAGAGCCCGGTGGTATATCACCAAAGCTGCTTTTGATGAGCTGCTGGCCTTACAACATACTCCTGATGCTGCTTTACTGTTGTTGCAGGCGCAATTCGGTATACCGGAGCAAGTGTTGTTATCAGAAGGTGATAATGAGCTACCAGTAGATTTTACCTGTACATTTGCCCGCTCACTGCTGACGGATAAACTGGCGAAAAGTAATGTCATCTTATACGAACAGTTGTTTAATGCAGATACCCGCCTGTTGTCTGATGGCACGGCAGCGTATTGCAATGAAATCATTATCCCGGTACGTAATACCACCTATCAGCCAGACCCGGGAACACAGGCCGCGCCGCCGGTTCCTGCCAATCAGCGCATCTTTGCTCCGGGCAGTGCATGGTTGTATGCTAAAATCTATTGTGGTTCCAAGTGGGTAGATAAACTGTTGGTGAAAGAGTTGCTGCCGCTGATCAGAAGCTGGCAGCACGAAGGATGGATTACCAGCTGGTTCTTCATCCGTTATCAGGATCCCGATACCCACATCCGTATCCGCTTTCATCATACCGCCGGCGGGAATTTCAGTGGCATACTAATGGCCAGCCTCAGCGCGGCCATCGCGCCTTATCTGGAAAATGACCTGGTACAGAAGTTACAGTTTGATACCTACATCCGCGAGGTGGAACGTTACGGAAGTTATACCATGCTCCTGAGTGAAGCACTTTTTTATCACGACAGCCATGCGGTGATACAGCTGCTGGCTTTACATAATGGCCGGAGTAACGAAGAACGCTGGCAATATGCGCTCCTGGGGGCTGCGGAGCTGCTGCGGGATTTTGGTTGCACATTGGTCGAAAAACTACAGTTATGCACCGATCTGCAACAGGGCTTTTTCAAGGAGCATAAAGGTGATCATACCCTGATGCTGCAACTGAATAATAAGTACCGGCAACACACTAAAACGATGGCCACCTTGCTGGCTACAGATGCCGGTGAAGGGATCCTGCCACCGGATGTTACGGCTGTTTTCCAGGAACGGTCTGCCGCCCAGCGGGCTGTATCTCAACAGCTGCAGGAGCTGATACAACAACAGCTGGTAACGCCTGCAGACAAAGTGCGCTTATTAGGTGATTACCTGCACATGTTCCTGAACCGCCTGTTTATAGCCAACGCCCGTCTGCATGAACTGGTGATCTATCATTATCTGATGAAATACTATACTTCACAAATGGCCATGCAAGGTAATAAATAG
- a CDS encoding sterol desaturase family protein encodes MENIFSTAISILNNTVIRYFLLAGIPFILFYLLLPDRLKRFKIQPKAAIKKDWLREIWYSMQSSLVFTAITAVLLVPPLHPYTLMYDHIHDYPVWYIGVGVVVSLVIHDTYFYWMHRLLHHPRLFKYTHLVHHKSTNPSPWASYSFHLLEAIAEGGVLLIVVMVIPMHLITLLSFTFTSFFINVYGHLGYEIAPAALRRSWLFEIFNTSVHHNLHHSKFKGNYGLYFRIWDRAMGTEHPDYVKEYDRIQEQRFGKQHRKKASPNPVAQT; translated from the coding sequence ATGGAAAATATATTCTCCACTGCTATCTCTATTTTAAACAATACGGTCATCCGGTATTTTCTATTGGCCGGTATTCCATTCATATTGTTTTACCTGCTGTTGCCTGACCGGTTAAAGCGTTTTAAGATACAGCCCAAAGCAGCCATCAAAAAAGACTGGCTGCGGGAAATATGGTACTCTATGCAAAGTTCCCTGGTATTCACCGCTATCACCGCAGTACTGTTGGTTCCGCCCCTGCACCCCTATACGCTGATGTATGATCACATCCATGACTATCCCGTATGGTATATCGGTGTTGGCGTGGTGGTCAGCCTGGTGATACACGATACCTACTTTTACTGGATGCACCGGTTGCTGCATCATCCCAGGCTCTTTAAATATACGCACCTGGTGCATCATAAAAGCACCAATCCTTCTCCCTGGGCATCCTATAGCTTTCATTTGCTGGAAGCTATTGCAGAAGGCGGCGTACTGCTGATAGTAGTCATGGTGATTCCCATGCACCTGATTACCTTACTGTCATTTACCTTCACTTCCTTTTTCATTAATGTATACGGACATCTCGGCTATGAGATTGCCCCGGCGGCACTTCGGCGTAGCTGGCTGTTTGAGATCTTTAACACTTCTGTACACCATAATCTCCATCACAGTAAATTCAAAGGGAATTACGGGCTTTATTTTCGTATCTGGGACAGGGCTATGGGTACGGAGCATCCGGATTATGTAAAGGAATATGACCGGATACAGGAACAACGATTTGGCAAACAGCACCGAAAGAAGGCATCACCGAATCCTGTTGCACAAACATAG
- a CDS encoding DUF7336 domain-containing protein, with product MNAVYLLWHIHYDEDLDGGEDRKFLGVYSSRETAYERQLISVTLPGFRDHPDGFLIVEHELGKTEWLAGFATPICGE from the coding sequence ATGAATGCTGTATATCTACTGTGGCATATCCATTATGATGAAGACCTGGATGGCGGAGAAGACCGCAAATTCCTGGGTGTCTATTCCAGTCGTGAAACTGCCTATGAACGGCAATTGATAAGCGTTACCTTACCCGGGTTCAGGGATCATCCGGATGGTTTTCTGATCGTTGAGCATGAACTGGGAAAAACGGAATGGCTGGCAGGTTTTGCTACACCCATTTGTGGAGAATAA
- a CDS encoding DUF7336 domain-containing protein, whose amino-acid sequence MNTVYILWHIYYDESLEGGEDSKLLGVYSSRESAYKRQLISATLPGFSDHPNGFLIVDYQLDKAEWPEGFATIIRGE is encoded by the coding sequence ATGAATACTGTATATATACTGTGGCACATCTATTATGATGAAAGCCTGGAGGGCGGAGAAGACAGCAAATTACTGGGCGTCTATTCCAGTCGTGAAAGTGCCTATAAAAGGCAACTCATAAGCGCTACCTTACCCGGATTCAGCGATCATCCAAATGGTTTTCTGATCGTTGACTACCAGCTGGATAAAGCGGAATGGCCGGAGGGCTTTGCCACGATCATTCGCGGAGAATAA
- the aqpZ gene encoding aquaporin Z, with protein MTVSLSQKCIAEFFGTFVLVFMGCGSAVLAGAHVGFLGIAFAFGLSVLAMVYAIGHISGCHINPAITISMLAHGKISGKDAGAYIVSQIAGAIVGSAVLYFIAQGKADYAIAVNGLGQNGVEGGSPDHYSLISGLVAEIVLTAIFLIVVHGSTSKNNSNGAFAGLAIGLALTLIHIVGIPVTGVSVNPARSIGPALFVGGAALSHLWVFIVGPIVGGLLGGFIWKLYDNK; from the coding sequence ATGACAGTCTCTTTATCACAGAAATGCATTGCAGAGTTCTTCGGCACCTTTGTATTGGTATTCATGGGTTGCGGTAGCGCTGTACTGGCGGGCGCCCACGTTGGTTTCCTGGGCATCGCTTTCGCTTTTGGATTATCAGTACTCGCCATGGTATATGCAATCGGACATATCTCGGGCTGCCACATTAACCCGGCCATCACCATCTCGATGCTGGCTCATGGCAAAATCTCCGGTAAAGATGCCGGCGCTTACATTGTATCCCAGATTGCCGGCGCCATTGTAGGTTCCGCTGTGCTGTACTTCATTGCGCAGGGCAAAGCAGATTACGCCATCGCAGTAAATGGCCTCGGGCAAAATGGGGTAGAAGGGGGCTCTCCCGATCATTATTCCCTGATCAGCGGATTGGTAGCAGAGATTGTGTTAACCGCCATCTTCCTGATAGTCGTTCATGGCAGCACCAGTAAAAATAATTCCAACGGCGCATTTGCCGGTTTAGCCATTGGCCTCGCACTTACCCTGATTCATATTGTAGGTATTCCTGTTACCGGTGTATCCGTGAACCCAGCCCGCAGTATCGGACCCGCGTTATTTGTAGGAGGCGCCGCGTTATCACATCTGTGGGTATTTATCGTAGGACCCATTGTAGGCGGGCTTTTGGGCGGCTTTATCTGGAAGTTATATGATAACAAGTAA
- a CDS encoding asparaginase — MSKILIIYTGGTVGMIYDDKTKALRPIGFNEIRNNLPELYRMGIDFYVFAFNPPIDSSDMQPEIWVEIASIIEDRYDRYDGFVILHGSDTMAFTASALSFMLENLSKPVILTGSQLPIGKIRTDAKENIITAMEIACSRHNGTSVSMVPEVCIYFDFSLFRGNRSKKYNAEKFEAFYTMNYPQLAEAGIDIKFKNQFILPPPTAPLKVHKELETNITVLKLFPGITRKAVEAILSVPGLKGVIMETFGSGNTNTQPWFIESIRKVIENGALVVDITQCDGGSVELGKYETSQHLTEIGVVSGHDMTFEAATTKLMFVLGQGLSMEESKKLIEIPLRGELTPFEIF, encoded by the coding sequence ATGAGTAAAATATTAATTATCTACACGGGTGGTACCGTTGGTATGATCTACGACGACAAAACCAAGGCGCTCCGTCCGATCGGGTTTAACGAGATCAGAAACAATTTGCCGGAACTATACCGGATGGGCATCGACTTCTATGTATTTGCATTTAATCCGCCGATAGATTCGTCTGATATGCAACCGGAGATCTGGGTAGAAATAGCCAGCATCATTGAAGACCGGTACGACCGGTACGATGGTTTCGTGATACTGCATGGTTCTGATACCATGGCCTTTACTGCATCTGCCCTGAGCTTTATGTTGGAGAACCTGTCTAAACCAGTGATCTTAACCGGCTCACAGCTGCCTATCGGAAAAATCCGTACCGATGCCAAGGAGAATATTATTACGGCCATGGAAATAGCCTGCAGCCGGCATAATGGCACCTCCGTATCGATGGTTCCGGAAGTATGTATTTATTTCGACTTTTCCCTGTTCCGGGGAAACCGCTCCAAAAAGTACAATGCAGAGAAGTTCGAGGCATTCTACACCATGAACTATCCGCAACTGGCCGAAGCAGGTATCGATATCAAATTCAAGAACCAGTTTATTTTACCTCCTCCTACTGCACCGCTGAAAGTGCATAAGGAACTGGAAACAAATATCACAGTACTGAAACTGTTCCCGGGTATTACCCGCAAGGCAGTGGAGGCTATCCTGAGTGTTCCCGGCCTGAAAGGCGTGATCATGGAAACCTTCGGTAGTGGTAATACCAATACCCAGCCATGGTTTATTGAGAGCATCCGGAAAGTCATTGAAAACGGCGCGCTGGTAGTAGACATCACCCAATGCGACGGTGGCTCCGTAGAACTGGGCAAATATGAAACCAGTCAGCACCTGACCGAAATAGGCGTGGTAAGCGGCCATGATATGACGTTTGAAGCAGCAACCACCAAACTGATGTTTGTACTGGGCCAGGGATTATCCATGGAAGAAAGTAAAAAGCTGATAGAGATTCCGCTGAGAGGAGAGTTAACGCCTTTCGAAATATTCTAA
- a CDS encoding TatD family hydrolase: MNWIDTHAHLYSEEFAADREEVIARALAAGVDQLFLPNIDETSIEGMLQLESQYPDQVYAMMGIHPCYVKEEVDVQLDLVKAWLQQRPFKAIGEIGLDFYWDKTFLTQQYRAFQEQLLLAREYGLPVAIHSRESTQECINEVKALQDGRLSGVFHCFSGTTEEAKEIIDLGFYLGIGGVVTFKKSGLDKILETIDLAHIVLETDAPYLAPVPYRGKRNESAYLPLAGEKVADIKNLKIEEVADITSRNARKLFKML, encoded by the coding sequence ATGAATTGGATAGATACCCACGCCCACCTGTATTCAGAAGAATTTGCAGCAGACCGGGAAGAAGTGATCGCGCGGGCATTGGCAGCAGGAGTAGACCAGCTCTTTTTACCCAATATTGATGAAACCTCCATCGAAGGGATGCTTCAACTGGAATCGCAGTATCCGGATCAGGTATATGCCATGATGGGAATACACCCCTGTTATGTAAAGGAAGAAGTGGATGTACAGCTGGACCTGGTAAAAGCCTGGCTGCAGCAACGTCCTTTTAAAGCCATCGGCGAAATAGGCCTCGATTTCTACTGGGATAAAACCTTCCTGACCCAGCAATACCGCGCCTTTCAGGAACAACTGCTCCTGGCCAGGGAATACGGATTACCGGTAGCGATTCACAGCCGGGAGTCCACACAGGAATGTATAAACGAAGTAAAGGCATTACAGGATGGTCGCCTCAGCGGCGTGTTCCACTGCTTTTCCGGTACCACAGAAGAAGCAAAGGAAATAATTGACCTGGGCTTTTACCTGGGCATCGGCGGTGTAGTTACCTTTAAGAAGTCCGGCCTCGACAAAATCCTGGAGACAATAGACCTGGCACACATTGTACTGGAAACGGATGCCCCCTACCTCGCACCGGTACCTTACCGTGGCAAACGGAATGAAAGTGCCTACCTTCCTTTGGCCGGAGAAAAGGTGGCGGATATAAAAAATCTAAAAATTGAAGAGGTGGCCGATATTACCAGCAGGAATGCCCGGAAATTATTCAAAATGCTCTAA
- a CDS encoding polysaccharide deacetylase family protein, producing the protein MFYLTKTPGILKALYKSCIWNLSPAGNKVYLTFDDGPHPEATPFVLEQLAKYDAKGTFFCIGKNVVENPAIYQQILEAGHTTGNHTFNHLNGWKTNTATYIENILEARKYITSPLFRPPYGRITPFQIRQLKQKVPGVKIIMWDVLSADFDTEIDGEACVQNVVFKIQPGSIVVFHDSTKAWDRLSYSLPRVLEYCRKQKYEIAALPV; encoded by the coding sequence ATGTTCTATCTTACCAAAACCCCCGGCATATTAAAAGCCTTGTACAAAAGCTGTATCTGGAACTTATCGCCGGCCGGCAATAAAGTATACCTCACCTTCGACGACGGACCTCATCCGGAGGCCACCCCGTTTGTGCTGGAACAGCTGGCAAAATATGATGCCAAAGGCACCTTTTTCTGTATCGGTAAAAATGTGGTGGAAAACCCCGCTATTTATCAGCAGATCCTGGAGGCAGGGCATACTACCGGTAACCATACCTTTAACCACCTGAATGGCTGGAAAACCAACACGGCTACCTATATTGAAAACATACTGGAAGCACGCAAGTATATTACCTCTCCTTTATTCCGGCCTCCTTATGGCAGGATTACCCCTTTTCAGATCCGGCAGCTGAAACAAAAGGTGCCGGGGGTTAAAATTATTATGTGGGATGTACTCAGCGCAGATTTCGATACGGAGATAGATGGCGAAGCCTGTGTACAGAATGTGGTGTTTAAAATACAACCGGGGTCTATTGTGGTATTTCACGACAGCACCAAGGCGTGGGACCGGCTGTCGTACTCCTTGCCGCGGGTATTGGAGTATTGCCGCAAACAAAAATATGAAATAGCGGCCCTGCCGGTATAA